The proteins below come from a single Sorghum bicolor cultivar BTx623 chromosome 4, Sorghum_bicolor_NCBIv3, whole genome shotgun sequence genomic window:
- the LOC8078390 gene encoding uncharacterized protein LOC8078390, with protein sequence MEFTSSYFHAFGNPDFAAVFSGGSAQAHRPRRSTDGSAKAAEDGRSPTSATARRAPSMFCVPDTEAEEPNSFLDECTLCRKALCGDIFMYRGDTPFCSDDCRREQIEMDRIRHRRKKQQALVAAQQQAAAAAMAQRDQRTQRQLQPQH encoded by the exons ATGGAGTTCACGTCGTCCTACTTCCACGCCTTCGGCAACCCCGACTTCGCGGCGGTGTTCTCGGGCGGCAGCGCGCAGGCCCACCGGCCGCGGCGCTCCACCGACGGCAGCGCGAAGGCGGCGGAGGACGGCAGGAGCCCCACATCGGCCACGGCGAGGCGCGCGCCGTCCATGTTCTGCGTCCCCGACACGGAGGCCGAGGAGCCCAACAGCTTCCTGGACGAGTGCACCCTCTGCCGCAAGGCGCTCTGCGGCGACATCTTCATGTACAG AGGGGACACGCCGTTCTGCAGCGACGATTGCAGGAGGGAGCAGATCGAGATGGACCGCATCAGGCACCGGAGGAAGAAGCAGCAGGCCCTCGTAGCGGCGCAGCagcaagcggcggcggcggcgatggcgcAGAGGGACCAGCGTACCCAGCGGCAGCTTCAGCCACAGCACTAG
- the LOC8078391 gene encoding uncharacterized protein LOC8078391, with amino-acid sequence MGGAGHHDVHFLDACFLCRKPLASNRDIFMYRGDTAFCSDECRSAQMAADEAAERNKAMASAVTHGALPAREAEAEGPRERERGKVRAGSILAL; translated from the exons ATGGGAGGAGCGGGGCACCACGACGTGCATTTCTTGGACGCGTGCTTCCTCTGCCGGAAGCCGCTCGCCAGCAACCGCGACATCTTCATGTACAG AGGCGACACGGCGTTCTGCAGCGACGAGTGCAGGAGCGCGCAGATGGCGGCGGACGAAGCGGCGGAGAGGAACAAGGCCATGGCCAGCGCGGTGACACATGGGGCGCTGCCCGCCAGGGAAGCGGAAGCGGAAGGCCCACGGGAACGGGAGCGCGGCAAGGTCCGGGCCGGGTCCATCCTGGCCCTGTAA